In the genome of Mytilus edulis chromosome 3, xbMytEdul2.2, whole genome shotgun sequence, one region contains:
- the LOC139516962 gene encoding uncharacterized protein isoform X1, with protein sequence MHSYNLSLPMTYNFIVTCLKFSEDFPTTDKHHMEKLNEICRICGKVMKKSIQKIKFADEFKGLFEIDVKKEDPQIFPAYMCAMHGAMFYRFRTALRNNAPYSTDFLPPTFEMHSDHCQVCKNTSVLDKDVTERSRWNPPGRGKRCATYIQPKNLDTKKIKISDNTLYEQYKMIHPDECRDALSSFIKTLTIQEKMHVIKSIFEEENNDINQKIECTQSTFDSISSLNELDIKVYLDSHNSVLLQTVLFVSQASIEKDSYRLAILLENIYKLRNANFLGPVSTLQNLTVLSLTNSKAAVDICGSSGAGGRYMTLCKWLGNIPSEANISPAGDILLVFDNEQIIGKTWNIKPNNKIKTSIITTVASIQLQNEKYSLQKDHQFHPASWFTKDRVNDVMNQVILEESEVYNTYKKEHYSQFKLFVTASIAQILDESVGKEMDIIDQIVTNCKQRRDLKTCPGCNNFFPKSKRKCPQCKIDLMKLPDTVTQNHDNQQKKVEVTPLNKKKDKSKADDDHIDSFRFGHVEHFHQTSEIPVFVMDPVFVNPNSIDNLKLVLRHLGKTAGIKRYGGEERDWVIVCCDGLPYTMVCRMIEEYFTCIICNKGFLGKEAFDSHKKEHPDVQEVKFVREFDWILLKTGDGHYEMNLMKSFVELNWDVFMRILVNRMGWTSEAAMKAAKMCYDNHKTWQLILTFHLGTLQELILPYVRKCLIETDENTLTESPTASGFLQFVKSMEHNPNYIYLFDMVSRYSQAIVNFRMGIRRNNTILVQSSKFMSKGLFHGRVHPRYQQIEMLDTVHRFLMPEQLQTFLSNHESMSKTGDESKGQGYDFILEEVNKGIKSWIRRGVASDNMWLSVCRNYDQLNEIRTKLKKILQLDTDNFNTRKINLDEAISDWRVCLREKEYLLKEKYIHESLQGEKLNEGLLKFTEEANRKRNYRLMEFFIHQEGPDDPTLKHPVFVTDSEADHYLSFHNQTIATIDHQIIDLIENFTDEDKKVAYQDRFKKEILRKKKSVHIEFFAELLEVINDQDLVVQDEDGDQEED encoded by the coding sequence ATGCACTCATATAATTTGTCCCTACCTATGACCTATAACTTTATAGTCACATGTCTTAAATTTTCAGAAGACTTTCCAACAACTGATAAGCATCACATGGAAAAGTTAAATGAAATTTGTCGAATATGTGGTAAAGTGATGAAAAAGTCAATTCAAAAGATAAAGTTTGCTGATGAGTTTAAAGGACTTTTTGAAATTGACGTGAAAAAAGAAGACCCACAAATTTTTCCAGCATATATGTGTGCTATGCATGGTGCTATGTTTTACCGTTTTAGGACTGCATTGCGAAACAATGCACCGTATTCTACTGATTTTCTTCCTCCTACTTTTGAAATGCATTCAGACCATTGTCAAGTTTGCAAAAACACAAGTGTCTTGGATAAAGATGTTACAGAAAGGTCGCGCTGGAACCCTCCTGGAAGAGGAAAACGTTGTGCAACATATATACAACCAAAAAATTTAGatacgaaaaaaataaaaataagtgatAATACCCTTTATGAACAATATAAAATGATTCATCCTGACGAATGTAGAGATGCTCTTTCTTCATTTATTAAAACACTGACCATTCAGGAAAAAATGCATGTCATTAAGTCTAtatttgaagaagaaaacaaTGATATTAACCAGAAAATAGAATGTACACAAAGCACATTTGATTCAATATCAAGTTTAAATGAATTGGATATAAAAGTTTATTTAGACAGCCATAACTCTGTTTTATTGCAGACCGTCTTATTTGTTTCTCAAGCTTCAATAGAAAAAGACTCTTACAGATTAGCAATATTATTAGAGAACATATACAAATTGAGAAATGCTAATTTCCTCGGTCCAGTTAGTACTCTACAGAATTTGACCGTTTTATCACTTACCAATAGCAAAGCAGCTGTTGATATTTGTGGTAGTTCAGGAGCAGGGGGAAGATATATGACACTATGTAAGTGGCTTGGAAATATTCCATCTGAGGCAAATATTAGTCCTGCAGGAGATATTTTGTTAGTGTTTGACAATGAACAAATAATAGGCAAAACCTGGAACATCAAACcaaataataagataaaaacaTCAATAATTACTACAGTAGCATCAATTCaactacaaaatgaaaaatatagttTACAAAAAGACCATCAATTTCATCCTGCATCATGGTTTACTAAAGATAGAGTAAATGATGTAATGAATCAGGTAATTTTGGAGGAAAGTGAAGTTTACAACACTTATAAAAAAGAACATTATAGTCAATTTAAACTATTTGTGACTGCTTCAATTGCACAAATATTAGATGAATCAGTTGGGAAAGAAATGGACATTATAGATCAAATTGTCACTAACTGCAAACAAAGAAGAGATTTAAAAACATGCCCTGGGTgcaacaatttttttcccaaatctAAAAGGAAATGTCCCCAATGCAAAATTGACTTAATGAAACTGCCAGATACTGTAACTCAAAACCATGATAACCAACAGAAGAAAGTTGAAGTAACTCCATTAaacaaaaagaaagataaaagCAAGGCTGATGATGACCATATAGATTCCTTTCGTTTCGGTCACGTAGAACATTTTCACCAAACAAGTGAAATACCAGTATTTGTAATGGATCCAGTCTTTGTCAATCCAAATTCAATTGATAACCTGAAGTTAGTTCTTAGACATCTAGGCAAAACTGCTGGTATAAAGCGATATGGTGGAGAAGAAAGAGATTGGGTCATTGTTTGTTGTGATGGCTTACCTTACACAATGGTGTGCAGAATGATTGAGGAATACTTCACATGCATCATTTGCAACAAAGGCTTTTTAGGTAAAGAAGCATTTGATTCCCACAAGAAGGAGCATCCTGATGTCCAAGAGGTTAAATTTGTAAGAGAATTTGATTGGATTTTGTTGAAAACAGGAGATGGACATTATGAAATGAACTTGATGAAATCTTTTGTTGAATTGAATTGGGATGTGTTCATGAGAATACTAGTTAACAGAATGGGCTGGACCTCTGAAGCAGCCATGAAAGCAGCCAAGATGTGCTATGACAATCATAAGACATGGCAGCTTATCTTAACATTTCATTTAGGCACATTGCAAGAGCTTATTTTACCTTATGTGAGAAAATGTCTAATTGAGACTGATGAAAATACTCTTACAGAAAGTCCTACTGCCTCTGGTTTTTTACAGTTTGTAAAAAGTATGGAACACAATCCAAACTATATATATCTGTTTGATATGGTTTCCCGTTACAGCCAAGCCATTGTCAACTTTCGTATGGGCATTAGGAGGAATAACACCATTTTAGTTCAATCATCCAAATTTATGTCAAAAGGACTTTTTCATGGAAGAGTTCACCCAAGATATCAGCAGATAGAAATGCTAGATACAGTACACAGATTTTTAATGCCTGAACAATTGCAGACTTTTTTAAGTAACCATGAATCTATGTCAAAAACAGGGGATGAATCAAAAGGACAGGGGTATGATTTTATTTTAGAAGAAGTAAACAAGGGTATCAAATCATGGATAAGACGTGGTGTAGCTAGTGATAATATGTGGCTTAGCGTTTGCAGAAATTATGATCAGTTAAATGAGATACGGACAAAGCTGAAAAAAATTCTTCAGCTTGATACAGATAACTTTAATACTAGAAAAATCAACTTAGATGAAGCTATAAGTGATTGGCGGGTTTGTTTAAGAGAAAAAGAGTATTTGTTAAAGGAAAAGTACATTCATGAGTCTCTTCAGGGAGAAAAACTAAATGAGGGATTATTGAAATTTACAGAAGAAGCCAATAGAAAACGCAATTATAGATTGATGGAGTTTTTTATTCATCAAGAGGGTCCAGATGATCCAACATTAAAGCATCCTGTCTTTGTAACAGATTCTGAAGCAGATCATTACCTGTCCTTTCATAATCAGACAATAGCTACCATAGACCATCAAATTATAGATCTCATAGAAAATTTCACAGATGAAGATAAAAAAGTCGCTTATCAAGACAGGTTCAAAAAAGAAATTCTACGGAAAAAAAAGTCTGTTCACATTGAATTTTTTGCTGAATTACTTGAAGTTATCAATGATCAAGATTTAGTAGTGCAAGATGAAGATGGTGATCAGGAAGAAGACTGA
- the LOC139516962 gene encoding uncharacterized protein isoform X2, protein MDEQQPSTSHSREDFPTTDKHHMEKLNEICRICGKVMKKSIQKIKFADEFKGLFEIDVKKEDPQIFPAYMCAMHGAMFYRFRTALRNNAPYSTDFLPPTFEMHSDHCQVCKNTSVLDKDVTERSRWNPPGRGKRCATYIQPKNLDTKKIKISDNTLYEQYKMIHPDECRDALSSFIKTLTIQEKMHVIKSIFEEENNDINQKIECTQSTFDSISSLNELDIKVYLDSHNSVLLQTVLFVSQASIEKDSYRLAILLENIYKLRNANFLGPVSTLQNLTVLSLTNSKAAVDICGSSGAGGRYMTLCKWLGNIPSEANISPAGDILLVFDNEQIIGKTWNIKPNNKIKTSIITTVASIQLQNEKYSLQKDHQFHPASWFTKDRVNDVMNQVILEESEVYNTYKKEHYSQFKLFVTASIAQILDESVGKEMDIIDQIVTNCKQRRDLKTCPGCNNFFPKSKRKCPQCKIDLMKLPDTVTQNHDNQQKKVEVTPLNKKKDKSKADDDHIDSFRFGHVEHFHQTSEIPVFVMDPVFVNPNSIDNLKLVLRHLGKTAGIKRYGGEERDWVIVCCDGLPYTMVCRMIEEYFTCIICNKGFLGKEAFDSHKKEHPDVQEVKFVREFDWILLKTGDGHYEMNLMKSFVELNWDVFMRILVNRMGWTSEAAMKAAKMCYDNHKTWQLILTFHLGTLQELILPYVRKCLIETDENTLTESPTASGFLQFVKSMEHNPNYIYLFDMVSRYSQAIVNFRMGIRRNNTILVQSSKFMSKGLFHGRVHPRYQQIEMLDTVHRFLMPEQLQTFLSNHESMSKTGDESKGQGYDFILEEVNKGIKSWIRRGVASDNMWLSVCRNYDQLNEIRTKLKKILQLDTDNFNTRKINLDEAISDWRVCLREKEYLLKEKYIHESLQGEKLNEGLLKFTEEANRKRNYRLMEFFIHQEGPDDPTLKHPVFVTDSEADHYLSFHNQTIATIDHQIIDLIENFTDEDKKVAYQDRFKKEILRKKKSVHIEFFAELLEVINDQDLVVQDEDGDQEED, encoded by the exons ATGGACGAACAACAACCATCGACATCGCATTCAAGGG AAGACTTTCCAACAACTGATAAGCATCACATGGAAAAGTTAAATGAAATTTGTCGAATATGTGGTAAAGTGATGAAAAAGTCAATTCAAAAGATAAAGTTTGCTGATGAGTTTAAAGGACTTTTTGAAATTGACGTGAAAAAAGAAGACCCACAAATTTTTCCAGCATATATGTGTGCTATGCATGGTGCTATGTTTTACCGTTTTAGGACTGCATTGCGAAACAATGCACCGTATTCTACTGATTTTCTTCCTCCTACTTTTGAAATGCATTCAGACCATTGTCAAGTTTGCAAAAACACAAGTGTCTTGGATAAAGATGTTACAGAAAGGTCGCGCTGGAACCCTCCTGGAAGAGGAAAACGTTGTGCAACATATATACAACCAAAAAATTTAGatacgaaaaaaataaaaataagtgatAATACCCTTTATGAACAATATAAAATGATTCATCCTGACGAATGTAGAGATGCTCTTTCTTCATTTATTAAAACACTGACCATTCAGGAAAAAATGCATGTCATTAAGTCTAtatttgaagaagaaaacaaTGATATTAACCAGAAAATAGAATGTACACAAAGCACATTTGATTCAATATCAAGTTTAAATGAATTGGATATAAAAGTTTATTTAGACAGCCATAACTCTGTTTTATTGCAGACCGTCTTATTTGTTTCTCAAGCTTCAATAGAAAAAGACTCTTACAGATTAGCAATATTATTAGAGAACATATACAAATTGAGAAATGCTAATTTCCTCGGTCCAGTTAGTACTCTACAGAATTTGACCGTTTTATCACTTACCAATAGCAAAGCAGCTGTTGATATTTGTGGTAGTTCAGGAGCAGGGGGAAGATATATGACACTATGTAAGTGGCTTGGAAATATTCCATCTGAGGCAAATATTAGTCCTGCAGGAGATATTTTGTTAGTGTTTGACAATGAACAAATAATAGGCAAAACCTGGAACATCAAACcaaataataagataaaaacaTCAATAATTACTACAGTAGCATCAATTCaactacaaaatgaaaaatatagttTACAAAAAGACCATCAATTTCATCCTGCATCATGGTTTACTAAAGATAGAGTAAATGATGTAATGAATCAGGTAATTTTGGAGGAAAGTGAAGTTTACAACACTTATAAAAAAGAACATTATAGTCAATTTAAACTATTTGTGACTGCTTCAATTGCACAAATATTAGATGAATCAGTTGGGAAAGAAATGGACATTATAGATCAAATTGTCACTAACTGCAAACAAAGAAGAGATTTAAAAACATGCCCTGGGTgcaacaatttttttcccaaatctAAAAGGAAATGTCCCCAATGCAAAATTGACTTAATGAAACTGCCAGATACTGTAACTCAAAACCATGATAACCAACAGAAGAAAGTTGAAGTAACTCCATTAaacaaaaagaaagataaaagCAAGGCTGATGATGACCATATAGATTCCTTTCGTTTCGGTCACGTAGAACATTTTCACCAAACAAGTGAAATACCAGTATTTGTAATGGATCCAGTCTTTGTCAATCCAAATTCAATTGATAACCTGAAGTTAGTTCTTAGACATCTAGGCAAAACTGCTGGTATAAAGCGATATGGTGGAGAAGAAAGAGATTGGGTCATTGTTTGTTGTGATGGCTTACCTTACACAATGGTGTGCAGAATGATTGAGGAATACTTCACATGCATCATTTGCAACAAAGGCTTTTTAGGTAAAGAAGCATTTGATTCCCACAAGAAGGAGCATCCTGATGTCCAAGAGGTTAAATTTGTAAGAGAATTTGATTGGATTTTGTTGAAAACAGGAGATGGACATTATGAAATGAACTTGATGAAATCTTTTGTTGAATTGAATTGGGATGTGTTCATGAGAATACTAGTTAACAGAATGGGCTGGACCTCTGAAGCAGCCATGAAAGCAGCCAAGATGTGCTATGACAATCATAAGACATGGCAGCTTATCTTAACATTTCATTTAGGCACATTGCAAGAGCTTATTTTACCTTATGTGAGAAAATGTCTAATTGAGACTGATGAAAATACTCTTACAGAAAGTCCTACTGCCTCTGGTTTTTTACAGTTTGTAAAAAGTATGGAACACAATCCAAACTATATATATCTGTTTGATATGGTTTCCCGTTACAGCCAAGCCATTGTCAACTTTCGTATGGGCATTAGGAGGAATAACACCATTTTAGTTCAATCATCCAAATTTATGTCAAAAGGACTTTTTCATGGAAGAGTTCACCCAAGATATCAGCAGATAGAAATGCTAGATACAGTACACAGATTTTTAATGCCTGAACAATTGCAGACTTTTTTAAGTAACCATGAATCTATGTCAAAAACAGGGGATGAATCAAAAGGACAGGGGTATGATTTTATTTTAGAAGAAGTAAACAAGGGTATCAAATCATGGATAAGACGTGGTGTAGCTAGTGATAATATGTGGCTTAGCGTTTGCAGAAATTATGATCAGTTAAATGAGATACGGACAAAGCTGAAAAAAATTCTTCAGCTTGATACAGATAACTTTAATACTAGAAAAATCAACTTAGATGAAGCTATAAGTGATTGGCGGGTTTGTTTAAGAGAAAAAGAGTATTTGTTAAAGGAAAAGTACATTCATGAGTCTCTTCAGGGAGAAAAACTAAATGAGGGATTATTGAAATTTACAGAAGAAGCCAATAGAAAACGCAATTATAGATTGATGGAGTTTTTTATTCATCAAGAGGGTCCAGATGATCCAACATTAAAGCATCCTGTCTTTGTAACAGATTCTGAAGCAGATCATTACCTGTCCTTTCATAATCAGACAATAGCTACCATAGACCATCAAATTATAGATCTCATAGAAAATTTCACAGATGAAGATAAAAAAGTCGCTTATCAAGACAGGTTCAAAAAAGAAATTCTACGGAAAAAAAAGTCTGTTCACATTGAATTTTTTGCTGAATTACTTGAAGTTATCAATGATCAAGATTTAGTAGTGCAAGATGAAGATGGTGATCAGGAAGAAGACTGA